The Neodiprion fabricii isolate iyNeoFabr1 chromosome 4, iyNeoFabr1.1, whole genome shotgun sequence genome window below encodes:
- the LOC124180583 gene encoding uncharacterized protein LOC124180583 has protein sequence MFGNTLRAPELLKNKGITFEAWKKWDKTAETLPHKGQKQYEPNNSWLQNKQIEKGLKDRKDLLGIERVERSSQLATAEWLPLESRARVTKKSGQEWTNFGLEENLELYLIPEEALLLLELNRLELTWEGVALSVQQAYVVLLESNPSKCNIDEYRVYSHLVRQGYRLQRFRYEDDSVLSDMNNPSRRWAKLKRKKQIHDPRGGFGMTRARMSVADSDESIKNDSTETIQDCNPVERGQDMVDNTNDKHNICSLRTEKSDEYPTSSQPGNDIKSRSEINMSNSSETCTRENSEGTNKVEKIIAPLGTNVETAFLPETEKYTLDGAKTSTKKLPSELYDKGVENLPGPSNVEANKRADNQGHHTKLKIISDETILGDIKILSKWPGSRIQRNVKWMPKRNTSGALLPVTERKSSGCTINDINMDGVSPLESLHSRLGGVPKSSRSDKELENVERPKKVMHEVIEVSDDEIEEVPQKMSRMEMLNLFPNVMCEASLLKPIPRKYLPCNVRPQLSAVRRRSKYYVRSKSKNDDSHEDNYNTLPEVRSRLANDMPGSISCSNTISRNESAQVNFNGISVNCRNEVSWQGLSFSKELYESRMMYQRCYNQGAHSRSLPNYAVFREPEHVSVHLRTYTDIAIAQYISGRSPFLRRGFSHRQNIWSNMSYSHAGQNFLNLTPRILCDRVSAYNGFSHFGNSVPQRPTYSHKRGCDVFRYSSRKHYPNRAVEMGRPSFKIVPGALSWAETKAKWLEEKTITIDDEECVNNKDSSSDESEVKVVAQLVKPLVGPQNTTSLTRVYQSLQIIKNITNSNAVRPRKLEHVNYKISYNLYSTGQHYKKASPGTPMYRVVVFRPELTPFIELAEIIRLQQDAKESPIVFACASQTSVTFAELETIKIPDITDI, from the exons atgttcggaaataCTTTGAG GGCTCCGGAGCTGTTGAAAAATAAGGGCATAACATTCGAGGCATGGAAGAAGTGGGACAAAACTGCAGAGACGTTACCGCACAAGGGCCAAAAGCAGTATGAACCGAATAACTCTTGGCTACAGAATAAACAGATAGAAAAGGGACTTAAGGATCGCAAGGACTTACTTGGAATAGAGAGGGTAGAACGTAGTTCTCAGCTTGCCACAGCCGAGTGGTTACCACTAGAATCAAGGGCTCGTGTCACCAAAAAGTCTGGTCAGGAGTGGACTAATTTTGGTCTTGAAGAGAATCTTGAACTGTATCTGATCCCAGAGGAGGCATTGCTTCTCCTTGAGCTG AATCGTCTGGAACTAACATGGGAGGGTGTTGCGCTCTCTGTCCAGCAAGCATATGTAGTTCTTTTGGAATCTAATCCATCAAAGTGTAACATAGATGAGTATAGAGTATACAGTCACTTGGTACGTCAAGGTTACCGGTTACAAAGATTTCGTTACGAAGATGATTCAGTCCTATCTGATATGAATAATCCTTCTCGGCGATGGGCGAaattaaaaaggaaaaaacagaTTCATGACCCTCGGGGCGGTTTTGGAATGACAAGAGCTCGCATGAGTGTAGCTGATTCTGATGAATCaatcaaaaatgattcaacCGAGACTATACAGGATTGTAATCCAGTCGAGAGAGGTCAGGATATGGTGGATAATACAAACGACAAGCACAATATCTGCAGTCTTAGAACGGAAAAATCAGACGAATATCCGACTTCAAGCCAACCTGGCAATGATATAAAAAGCAGGTCGGAAATAAACATGTCTAACAGTTCAGAAACTTGCACTCGTGAGAATAGTGAAGGTACCAATaaagttgagaaaataatagcaCCGCTCGGGACTAATGTGGAAACTGCATTTCTGCcagaaactgaaaaatatactttggaTGGTGCCAAGACAAGTACGAAAAAGTTACCGAGTGAGTTATATGACAAAGGAGTTGAAAATCTACCGGGTCCTAGCAATGTGGAGGCTAATAAAAGAGCCGATAACCAGGGACATCACAccaagttgaaaatcatttctgATGAGACTATTTTAGGTGATATCAAAATATTATCGAAATGGCCAGGTTCACGAATACAAAGAAATGTAAAATGGATGCCAAAACGAAATACTAGTGGAGCTCTGCTCCCAGTGACCGAAAGAAAGTCCAGTGGCTGCACTATTAACGATATCAACATGGATGGTGTATCACCGCTGGAAAGTCTACATTCAAGGCTTGGTGGAGTACCAAAATCTTCTCGATCAGACAAGGAGCTTGAAAACGTAGAAAGACCAAAGAAAGTCATGCATGAG GTGATTGAAGTTTCTGATGATGAGATCGAAGAGGTACCACAGAAGATGTCAAGAATGGAAATGCTAAATCTCTTTCCAAATGTCATGTGTGAAGCATCATTACTTAAACCGATCCCTAGAAAGTATTTACCCTGTAATGTCAGACCTCAACTATCAGcagttcgaaggcgatcaaaGTACTATGTCCGTTCAAAAAGCAAGAATGATGACTCACATGAAGATAACTATAATACATTACCAGAGGTCCGATCGCGATTGGCAAATGATATGCCTGGATCAATTTCTTGTAGTAATACAATTTCTCGCAATGAATCTGCTCAGGTTAATTTCAATGGAATTTCAGTAAATTGCAGAAATGAAGTTTCATGGCAAGGTTTGTCCTTCTCCAAAGAATTATATGAAAGTCGAATGATGTACCAACGATGTTACAATCAAGGAGCACACTCGCGAAGTTTGCCTAATTACGCAGTGTTCAGAGAACCGGAACACGTCTCTGTACATTTGCGTACTTATACAGACATTGCTATAGCGCAATATATTTCGGGAAGGTCACCATTTCTTAGACGCGGCTTTTCTCATCGTCAAAATATTTGGTCCAATATGAGTTATTCTCATGCcggacaaaattttttaaatctcacACCTCGAATCCTTTGTGACAGAGTGTCTGCTTACAATGGCTTTAGCCACTTTGGGAATTCAGTACCTCAAAGACCAACTTATAGTCATAAAAGAGGGTGCGATGTATTTAGGTATTCGAGCCGGAAACATTATCCAAACCGGGCAGTAGAAATGGGTAGGCCATCTTTTAAAATTGTTCCCGGCGCTTTATCATGGGCCGAAACTAAAGCAAAATGGTTAGAAGAAAAGACGATAACAATTGATGATGAAGAGTGTGTAAATAATAAGGATTCATCAAGCGACGAAAGTGAAGTAAAAGTGGTGGCACAGCTGGTGAAGCCATTAGTAGGTCCGCAGAATACGACCAGTCTGACGAGAGTTTACCAAAGTCtgcaaattataaaaaatattacgaataGCAATGCTGTACGTCCAAGAAAGCTAGAACACGTTAACTACAAAATCTCTTATAATTTGTACTCAACTGGTCAGCACTACAAAAAAGCAAGTCCTGGTACACCTATGTATAGGGTAGTTGTGTTCAg acCTGAGTTGACTCCGTTCATTGAATTGGCAGAAATAATACGTCTTCAGCAAGATGCCAAAGAGTCGCCCATAGTTTTCGCTTGTGCGTCGCAAACGTCAGTCACGTTTGCTGAGCTGGAGACTATAAAGATACCTGATATTACGGATATCTGA
- the LOC124180589 gene encoding DNA polymerase iota has translation MDISDTEEIARHPRSIVHLDIDCFYAQVEMLRHPELDGKPLGVQQKNIVVTSNYLARKFGVGKCMSVQEALRLCPGLSLIRGEDLSEYRRISTKISEILHQFTPLVERLGMDESFVDVSAMVERYENDKRDTDCRMKDGNSCDDDYDDCEDKPEQVVGNIFGMSEEECPCGCHARLAAASRIAADMRARIYKELHLTCSAGIGTNKLVAKLAGSLHKPNQQTVVYPCSGPALLTKIGPVSKIPGVGFKTDQLLAMNNIRTVEDVRRLSLEDLELKIGSDLARKLKDSAEGIDDSAVKPSGKPQSIGIEDGFKHVSLVVEVESRLGALLRRLTDLATEDGRIPVAMKVTVRKHDLNKPSTGKRETRQCALPQTLLPSTKGGIYDHGKMLILAMKLFHRAVDVSKPFHLTLLGVAFTKFEERVSGRSSITSFLRKQVAVQSVLDISSEEGISELDFPSAGSTDTSTIPDVAISTVAIATTATATTTVVSDVLLAVDSRDSGDEMTKCCSTPSPDRMITPPLNLHSPSMSSSSAEATSGGNSHNYLPNHRPHRHHHHRHLPRHHHHHHHRRQSPEEEDSSGEVEPSPKKTKLEVWLRGRRESPSNEMASLRLSPSSPMSSISPPPGTDPAVFKSLPIDLQTEISQSWSTSSKPKPNDILKYFIANK, from the coding sequence ATGGATATCAGCGACACGGAGGAAATCGCGCGGCACCCGAGGTCCATCGTGCACTTGGACATCGATTGCTTCTACGCTCAGGTAGAAATGTTACGGCATCCCGAATTGGATGGAAAACCTCTGGGGGTACAACAGAAGAATATTGTCGTCACCAGCAATTACTTGGCGCGGAAATTTGGCGTTGGGAAGTGCATGTCAGTGCAGGAAGCGTTGCGTCTTTGCCCCGGACTCTCTCTTATTCGAGGTGAAGACCTGTCCGAGTATCGCCGAATATCGACAAAGATATCGGAAATATTGCATCAGTTTACCCCTTTGGTCGAGAGGTTAGGTATGGACGAGAGCTTTGTGGACGTATCTGCAATGGTAGAACGATATGAGAATGATAAACGAGACACCGATTGCCGAATGAAGGACGGCAATTCCTGTGATGACGACTACGACGATTGTGAAGATAAGCCGGAACAAGTTGTTGGGAACATTTTTGGCATGTCCGAAGAAGAATGTCCTTGTGGCTGTCACGCTCGCCTTGCTGCTGCCTCCAGAATTGCGGCTGATATGAGAGCTCGTATATATAAAGAATTGCATTTAACTTGTAGTGCGGGTATTGGTACCAACAAGCTGGTGGCCAAGCTGGCTGGCTCGCTGCATAAACCCAATCAGCAAACTGTGGTATATCCGTGCTCTGGGCCGGCTCTCCTTACTAAGATTGGACCTGTCTCAAAAATACCAGGAGTAGGTTTCAAAACTGACCAGCTACTGGCAATGAACAATATCAGAACAGTAGAGGATGTGCGTCGATTGTCACTGGAGGATTTAGAATTGAAGATTGGCAGTGACTTAGCCAGAAAGCTGAAGGATAGCGCCGAAGGTATCGACGACAGTGCTGTGAAACCATCTGGAAAACCTCAGTCGATAGGAATAGAGGATGGTTTCAAACATGTGTCATTGGTAGTAGAGGTTGAATCGCGCCTTGGAGCCCTACTTAGACGACTTACAGACTTGGCAACTGAAGATGGGAGAATACCGGTGGCAATGAAAGTAACTGTGAGAAAACACGATTTGAATAAACCGAGTACAGGTAAGAGGGAGACAAGGCAGTGTGCTCTGCCTCAAACTCTTCTACCATCCACAAAGGGGGGCATATATGACCATGGAAAAATGCTAATCCTAGCCATGAAGCTGTTTCATCGAGCAGTCGATGTCTCCAAACCATTTCATTTGACACTACTGGGAGTGGCATTTACAAAGTTTGAGGAACGCGTCTCTGGAAGAAGCAGTATCACCTCATTCTTACGAAAACAAGTTGCGGTGCAGTCAGTACTTGACATTAGTTCCGAGGAAGGAATTTCGGAACTAGATTTTCCATCTGCCGGAAGCACTGACACTTCTACAATTCCTGATGTCGCCATTAGTACAGTTGCAATTGCGACCACAGCTACTGCTACGACAACTGTTGTGAGCGATGTTCTTCTCGCAGTAGACAGCAGAGATTCGGGAGACGAAATGACCAAGTGCTGTTCAACTCCAAGTCCAGATCGTATGATTACGCCGCCGTTGAATTTACACAGTCCATCCATGTCGTCTAGCAGTGCTGAAGCTACCTCGGGAGGTAACTCTCACAATTACCTTCCTAATCACCGCcctcatcgtcatcatcatcatcgtcaccTTCCTcgtcatcaccatcatcatcatcatcgtcgtcaatCCCCGGAAGAAGAGGACTCTTCAGGAGAGGTAGAGCCATCTCCTAAAAAAACCAAACTTGAGGTTTGGTTAAGAGGCCGCAGAGAGTCACCGAGCAATGAAATGGCAAGTCTGAGACTCAGCCCATCTTCGCCTATGTCGTCAATATCACCACCACCAGGAACAGATCCAGCTGTCTTCAAATCGCTCCCCATTGACTTGCAAACAGAAATCAGCCAGTCGTGGTCAACTTCTAGCAAACCAAAACCGAACGATATACTCAAATATTTTATAGCAAACAAGTGA